Proteins encoded together in one Oncorhynchus kisutch isolate 150728-3 unplaced genomic scaffold, Okis_V2 scaffold958, whole genome shotgun sequence window:
- the LOC109878499 gene encoding fibrinogen-like protein 1 codes for MVGRLQAEMEDLVRVINDQHRYIQGLHLSQAQKLPQIPQTHLQTGGQYKDCAEIFKDGNSVSGLYMIRPNQAPSSFMVFCDMSDGGGWTVVQRRKDGTESFDRAWVEYKHGFGDSESDGEFWLGNDPLHYLTSQGDYNLKINMEDFDGNQRFAKYKNMKVDDEKNQYKLHLGEYTGNAGDALPEAHSRPSGQWNSLGAGQLGVKFSTYDHPNKDDEKCIRHDMSGWWFSKCESGNLNGHYYNGPYQAVMDDGVVWYTWHGWWYSIKSVVMMIRASDVHPAGSDVQLTRTPDDIDPVKNFASIRIG; via the exons ATGGTGGGGCGTCTGCAGGCTGAGATGGAGGACCTGGTGAGGGTGATCAACGACCAGCACCGCTACATCCAGGGGCTTCACCTCAGCCAGGCCCAGAAGCTGCCCCAGATCCCCCAGACACACCTCCAGACTGGGGGCCAGTACAAAG ACTGTGCTGAGATCTTTAAGGATGGGAACTCCGTTAGTGGCCTGTATATGATCAGACCGAACCAGGCTCCCTCCTCCTTCATGGTGTTCTGTGACATGAGTGATGGAGGAGGCTGGACTGTCGTCCAGAGGAGAAAGGACGGCACGGAGTCCTTCGACAG agCGTGGGTGGAGTATAAGCATGGTTTTGGAGACAGCGAGTCAGACGGAGAGTTCTGGCTAGGGAACGACCCCCTACACTACCTCACCTCTCAAG GCGACTACAACCTAAAGATCAACATGGAGGACTTTGACGGAAACCAGCGCTTCGCCAAGTACAAAAACATGAAAGTTGATGATGAAAAG aACCAGTATAAGCTTCATCTGGGTGAGTACACTGGCAATGCGGGGGACGCCCTCCCCGAAGCCCACTCCCGTCCCAGTGGGCAGTGGAACAGTTTAGGGGCCGGTCAACTGGGAGTCAAGTTCAGTACCTACGACCATCCCAACAAGGACGATGAGAAGTGTATCCGCCATGACATGTCAGGCTGGTGGTTCAGCAA GTGTGAGTCTGGCAACTTGAACGGTCACTACTACAATGggccgtaccaagcggtgatggaTGACGGGGTGGTCTGGTACACCTGGCACGGCTGGTGGTATTCAATCAAATCCGTAGTCATGATGATCCGGGCCTCCGACGTCCATCCGGCTGGATCTGATGTCCAACTGACCAGAACACCAGATGACATCGATCCTGTTAAGAATTTTGCCTCAATTAGGATAGGCTGA